From a region of the Streptomyces sp. NBC_01454 genome:
- a CDS encoding GntR family transcriptional regulator, giving the protein MPSASAPTAPVRESAAKQPPAAERVYAHIKDAVLDRRYEGGMLLTEGELAEAVGVSRTPVREALLRLEVEGLIKLYPKKGALVLPVSAQEIADVVETRLLVEKHAAAKAVPANEALIGELTELLETMREQAAAGDLAAVSVTDRAFHAAIVRSAGNQILDRLYEQLRDRQLRMGVAVMHAHPDRIAKNISEHAEILEALRAGDAEAATDVVQRHVSWVRHLAQGDVR; this is encoded by the coding sequence ATGCCTTCCGCCTCCGCGCCCACCGCCCCTGTCCGGGAGTCCGCCGCCAAACAGCCGCCCGCCGCCGAGCGGGTCTATGCGCATATCAAGGACGCCGTCCTGGACCGCCGCTACGAGGGCGGGATGCTGCTCACCGAGGGCGAACTGGCCGAGGCCGTCGGGGTCTCACGGACCCCGGTGCGGGAGGCGCTGCTGCGGCTGGAGGTCGAGGGGCTGATCAAGCTCTATCCCAAGAAGGGTGCGCTGGTGCTGCCGGTCTCCGCGCAGGAGATCGCCGATGTCGTCGAGACCCGGCTGCTGGTGGAGAAGCACGCCGCGGCCAAGGCGGTGCCCGCGAACGAGGCACTGATCGGCGAGCTGACCGAGCTGCTGGAGACGATGCGGGAGCAGGCCGCCGCCGGCGATCTGGCCGCCGTCTCCGTCACCGACCGTGCCTTCCACGCCGCCATCGTGCGCAGCGCCGGCAATCAGATCCTGGACCGTCTCTATGAGCAGCTGCGCGACCGGCAGTTGCGGATGGGCGTCGCGGTGATGCATGCCCACCCGGACCGGATCGCCAAGAACATCTCCGAGCATGCGGAGATCCTGGAGGCGCTGCGGGCCGGGGACGCGGAGGCCGCGACCGACGTCGTGCAGCGCCACGTCAGCTGGGTCCGTCACCTCGCGCAGGGGGATGTGCGATGA